The DNA sequence TCTTTATTCAGCCTGCGGCGCGATTTTTTCGTGCCGATTCTCCCGTCACACATGAGTTATCTCACCCGGCGACCTTCGTCTTTTCCTCTGAGTCCTGACACTGGTCCGACCGGGGTTCGACGGGCTTCACTCGCAGCTCTCCGAAGCCGTACTTCGAGTGACTGCTGACCTGAAGGACGCCGCTCTTCGCTGTCGCTACTTGAGGTTTTTCTCAAATTTGGGAATTAGTTGACGGCATAACACATATGCAATAATAGAAGAATACTCCTGCTCATGCCCACCTCCTACACCAACCGGAACGCCCGCTCCCGCGCCGAACTCATCTGCCCCTCCTGCCACACCGAAGGCCTCGATCGCTTCGACGCCTTCGCAGAACGCCACGACAACCCCCGCCAGAAACTCATCCATGGCACGCGCTGTCCGAACTGCGACCAACGCGTCCCACCCGACAAAGTCGAAGCACAACTCGCACCCCCAGAATGGTCGTTCGCCGGCCTCTCGCTCACCATCCCCTCAATCATCCGGGACCCACCCACGAAGGCTATCGCGTACGCTACGGGCATTCTCGCCGTCATTCTCATGTTCGTCATCATCCCCACGATGCTCGGCCCCATCCTCGGCGGTGGCACCGCCCAAACCGACGCCCCACGTGGCGGCACCGAAGTCTACTCCGATGGTGGCTGGACCATCTACGAGACAAGCGACGGCAACTACTACATCTACGACGGCACCCAGTATCTCACGCCCACCGGCCCCTCCACCACTCCCTACTACTATAACACTGAGGGCGTCGCTCGTGATGTCCTTGATTCCTATCTCGCGTACGACCCGGCCGGCTCAACCAGCTTCGAATTCGGCGGTTCGAACAACACCACGTCGGGAATGCCCGGCTGGTCGCCTACTAATAATACGTCGACATCGACGAACGGGACCACCGGGCCGTCGTGGACGTACAACGGCACGAACGACGGGAGCGGCGGCAGCGGCAGTGGTGGAAGTGGCGGCGACATCTACGACAACCCTACTGACGGAGGGGGAACCAACGACTGGGAGTACCAGACGCCCACTGGCGGAGACAACACGAACGATGGCGGCGGGTATCAGACACCAAGCGGTGGCGATGGACCGAGCGGCCCCATCTACGACGACCCGAATAGTGGAACGAATCAGCCTGACGATGGCTACACCGTCCCGACCGACAAAGACCCCCTGCATGGGGCCGTCCGAGACTCACAAGGCCAGCCTATCGAGGGCGTCACCGTCACCATCACCAGCACCGGCCAAGAGGTGACAACCGGCGCCGACGGCACTTACACCTTCGACGAACACCTTCCGGCTGGCACGCACACGCTGCACGCCTCACAGCAGGGCCTGTCCACTCCGCCAATCACGCTCTCTGCAGAGTCCAACGGCGACATTACCGTGGATGGGTCACCCGACCACGCGGTCTACGTCGAGGGCAGTGATGGCACGGTCGCCCAGAATAAACTCAGTATCGTGATGCCGGACAGTGGCGCTGCCAACCCCATCACACTCTCCGGTACTGGGTCGGACATGACCGGCACGGTTCGCTTCCAGAGTCGCGGGAACGCGAACTCGACGAGCATCACTCTCTCCGGTGTGCAGTCCAGCGACCACCAGCAGGTGTCCGTCTCACCTAATACGCCCCGAGTCGTCCAGATTAACGGCAACACTGCCCCTAACGCCGAAATCAACCTGTCGAGTACGCCGGTCTCCGAGACGGTTACCGAGCAGGGCGAAACGTCGTCGACAACCAGCTTCGAACTCCGGGGGAACCTGCCGACCACGCCCACGATTACGCTCAATCCCGCCAGCGAATCCACACGCCAGACGGCGAGTGGGCGTCTCTCCGGCCAGCAGTCCAGCACTCCAGTCACCATCACTAATCGGGGGAACGTCCAGACGCCCGTCGACGTCACGCTCCGCGGTAAGTCGTGGACGCGGGACCGCCAGCAAACCGGGACCACTGAGACCGGGTTCAGCACGGAGATTGATGGCTACCAGCAGCCCGACGGCCAACAGGGGTCACTCCCAGAATTGTCGGTGACAGCAACCGAACACGAGGCTGTCGAATCCTACTCCGGTGGTGGCCCAGAGTTTGGGTACTACGATAGTGGCTACATGGCGACATCCGTGTTTACCGCGCCTGAATCCGGAATGTACCGCGTCGACTGGCACGTCCACCAATCCCTCTATAACAGCCAAGGGTATTCACTCAGTCAATCGGATTCCGCTGAGTCTGGCATTATGGTCGGTGAAGCGGGTGAAGATCCCGATATTGATGGATACTATCCGGATGGCGTTGCGACGGACCACCTTCTTGATGAGGATGCCTACGTGAGTGTGTCTACACAAACGCATTCCGAGGGCGAGGACGACCGTGATTCAGCGAGTGATTCCGGCACAACCACAGTCTATCTAGACGAGGGTGAATCAATCTACGCTGGCGGAACTGAAGAAACCCATCACGCTGGTGGACTCACCAGCTCTGAGACGAACACTCGCGTTGAGAGTGTTGAACGCCTGGAATCCGCTGGGAATGTCACCGTCTCTGCGGGTGGCGTCGAGAAGACAGTCCAGGATCTGCAGAAGGGCGATTCGTCGACCGTTGCCTTGCCACTCACGACGGGGCGGAACGATATTGATGTGTCGACGTCCGGCCCGGTTGGCGTTGACTACGAGCTCGAGTGGACTGAATACCACCGTACTGCTGGAGCATCGATTCAAGCGAATGGGGAGACGGTCGCGAGCATCGACGAGGGCTTTACGGGTACGCGGACGCTCGAAATTCCGGCGTCGGCAGTGCCGCCCGGTGAGAGAGAGTTCGTGTTTACGAGTGCGCAGCGGGCCGACCGCTACGACGTCGCGCTCGAATGGATGTCGAAGACGGTGACGAAGCAGCCGGAGGTCACGACTAGCAGCGGTCGTGTGTTGTTCTCGGAGTCGGGGCGGCTGGAGTCCAAACAGACGGTTGCGGTCGAGGAGCCGATCTCGGCCGGGGAGACGGTCGAGGTTGCGAGTGGGGATGGCCCGCTTGAGTACGAGATTTCGTATCCTGCGCGGGTTGTAGCGGATTCGCCGGCGGTTTCGGTGAACGACGAGACGTACGCGTATCCGAGCGCGTTCAACGCCACTGGGAGTCGCCTCACCGAATCGGTGTTGCTGAATTCGAGCGCCTTAGAGTTGGGGCAGAACCAGCTGAGTGTGAGTGCCGACGCCGTAGATGGGATTGAGCCGAGCGTGACAGCGACAGTCGAGTATAAGGGGAGTCTGGTCATTTCGAACGAGCCGACGGTGACGGTGACGAACGGGGATGGCGAGTCCCATACCGCCGAGGTGCCGGCCTCACAGCTACAGAATGGCCGCCTCACTGGGAATTCGTCGTTGAACTTGCCGGGTGAGTGGTTTACGACCGGCGAGAACACCGTGCGCGTCCAGACGGCTGATGGCTCCGTCGTTGAGGCGAAGCTGACGGCGCGTGGTATCTACCAGCAGGAACGCGAGTTTACGGAGGACTAACATGGCGGGAGACTCCCAACGGTCGGTTTCGTCGACGGTCGGTGTGGACGTTGATTTGGATGCGGACGTCGACGAGTTGGTTGAGGAGTACCAGCGGCTTGCCGATGAACTGCGGCGGCCAGGGCAGACGGCCGTCGACGTCGAGGACCTGGACGCGATCCGCAACGAGGTTGAGGACCGCGTCGGGACTTCAGAGGCGGTGAAGCTGCTGCTGTGACGTTCCCGGATAGTCGTTGGTCGTGTAGTCTCCCCATCCGGCTGTCCCGACGATAGTAGCGGCTTTCTGGCACCGGCTGTGGTATCAGGCGTCCACCGGAGAAATCGTACTAAGCGGGCGCTGGCCGGACTTACTCGGCTTAACCAACACTCGCTGGCAGAAAGGTCGGTTGTTGGTTAGCGAAAGCACTCGAACAGAACGTGGAGCGTGTGGCTAAGGCCACCAATCCAAAACACGCCGCACACCTCAGCACAGCGTAGTCGAGATTCTTCGACAGGGATACCAACCAGCCGGTCAACCCACTCTGTAGTAGCCAGATCTCCTCGCTAATCGATAGACTGCGGGCCGTCTGTGACGTTCCCAAGCCAACGTAACCAAATTACTATAAGATGTGGAGGTTTCGACGAAAAGAGATGGTCCGGCATACGCAGACCTGGATGTTCAACATCACGCCAGAGAACTGGGAACAGTGCGTGAGTGGTCCTGAAGATCCAGAAATCCACGGCGAGGAGCACGTTGGCGTACCCGTTCAGGGAGTGCGAAGTGATGCACCAGCGCCCACAGAGGACATCCAAGAAGGAGATTTAGTCCTTGCTCGGAAGAAGAGTCACGGTGTTGGAGGGCTCTGGGAAGTTGAATCGGTTGTCGATATCGGGGACGACCAAGCACGGAGCCTGTGGGACGATGCAGACTATTCGGAGATAATCTACTGTCGTCCGATTCAACTAGAAATCAATCCTCTGTATGAGGAAGACTGGTCCTCATTCGAGGAAGAACTTGGCGAATCAGTCCAGACGGTGACAGCCAATATTATGGGCGCTGTCCACAATCTGAAGCCGGAATATAAACGTCAATATCTCACTGAGCTCAGCAATCATTCTGGGGTCGATGCAACGGCAAAAAGCCGAATCGACCAAGAACTCTCGAGTGATGAACAACCGGTGAGACGGACACTTCCTGATGGAGTGGAAGCATGGTTCATGAATCCAGATGACCAGTGGGATGTTGCAACCAAATACGACATCACCGTCACTGGTTGGGAAGCTGTAAACGACGTTGACTTGGCCGATGAGAGTGAGTCAGATATTCGCAGTCACTTCGAGGATGGGCAAACTACCCCACGAACGCTCCTTGATTTCCGGGATAACCTTCCGACAGGTTCGATACTTGTTGCTACGAGTGGAGTGAACAAGGTGTACGGCTTAGGTGTTGTAACGGGGCCGTATCAGCGAAGGGAACTTCCCGAACTTCGGTCGAGCGATAACTACCACACGCGACCCGTCCGATGGCTTGTCGACATCCATGCTGAACATGGTTCGGCATTCGAATTAGATACCGAAGGTAGCGACCATCTTTCCGAGCGTCATTTCGGAATCGACACGGGTGTGAGATCGCTAGACGTGGAGGCATACACAGAAATCGCTGGACAGGTAATCGATAGCTATCCCTCGCTTGAGGCTGATTTTGACCGAGTTGAAGCTGCCGCAGAAGCGGTCACGATGCGGGAGTCTGACGAATTCGATACGTCATATTTCTGGGTGAATCAGTCGAAGCAGGATGAAATCGACGGTGAATATCTTGAAGCTCCCTATCCGAAGGACAGTTGGCAGCAAGACCTTGCCCGAATCTCTAAGGGCGATGTGATTATCCATAGGTCGAGCGAAGGGGAAGACGGTGAGATCGTCGGCTTATCGACCGCTCTTGGAGAGCGAGAGATTACCGATGAGGGAGACCACCAGCGGGTTTCAGTACTATTCGAGCCGTTTGATGAACCAATCCCGGCAGAGCCGGTCATCGATTACCTCAAAGATGATGATTTCATCGAGAACACATCTCATTACTTGATTAACAGGAACCACGAGCGAATGGCCGGCTATCTATTCAATCTCCCTACAGAGGCTGCGAACGAAATATTGAGTGGTGACTTCACACGAGACACGTATGGAGACTACGGCGATTCCTTAGCAGTCCCAGAGTCAGATTATACGGTTGAAAAGGGGCACCTCCACTACCCAGAGGAGGTTTGGGACAATATTCAAGATCGAATCCTCCAGGCTCTCGCGAATAACAACCATATTCTACTGTTCGGGCCACCGGGCACGGGAAAGACTAAGCTAGCTCGACAAATCTGTGAAGCAACCATCGGAGAGAACGGTTATAATCTCGTAACCGCTTCGGCGGATTGGTCGACATTCGATACTGTCGGTGGATATCAGACAACGATAGACAAGGGACTCGAATTCGAGCCTGGCGTCGTACTCGATCGCTTCCAGTCAGACGAGGACGAAACCCCTACGAATGAATGGCTGATAATTGATGAACTCAACCGAGCAGACATCGACAAAGCCTTTGGATCATTATTCTCGGCGTTAACCGGTGAGAGCGTAACGCTACCTTTTGATGATTCTAATGGAGATTCTATTGAGATTCTCAGCGCAGATCGTGCTGATGAAGACATCGCTGAAAACCGATTCTACATACATGAGGACTGGCGGATGTTTGCGACGATGAACACCCTTGACAAGACGTCGTTATACGAGATGAGCTATGCGTTCATGCGACGTTGGGCATTTATCCCAGTCGGTGTCCCCGACCTTCCTGAACCAAATGACGAGGATTCCAGCACTAGTGAACTCGCTGATCGGGTCCAGTCATACGTCGAAGGATGGGCTAATCACGAAGAGTCGGAGTTGCCAGAAGCAGAACAGCACTACCGGCCGGTTGGTCGCATTTGGCGTGCAGTCAACGAGCAACGAACTATCGGGCCAGCCATCGTCGAAGATATCTATAGATATGTGGCGGGCCAGTCATCTCCCCAGGCGTCAGACTACGTGTCACCGGTCATCATGTACGTATATCCCCAGCTCGAGGGACTACGTGGAGACGCGCTCCAGGAAGTCATAGCATCTATCGAGACTGTAATCGAGGATATTGACGGGAATACGGATGAGCTGTGGACGGTCGCACGAGACTTCTTCCAGAAACCCGAACTCCAGCGACCTGAGGACGAGGGGTGAATTCTGGTGCCGAAGGCTGACGAGGTGGAACTCCTCGAGGCTATCTCGGAGAACTTCCACACGTACCTACGGAAGGGCGTTCGATTCGACCGCGTTATCGGGTCAGCTCATCCCGAACTCGATATTGATGATATCGAGGCACTACTCCGAATCCACTTCGTACTCACCGACTCGAGGGGCGACCCCGGAAACGTCGGTGTGATTGATTTCATGGAGACGTTGGAAGATCGTATCCGACGGATGAAGACTACGACGACCAGGGAATCTACCGAACTGCGAGGAGAAATCCGGGGACACATAGACTGGCAGCAGACGACGAAGAGACGAGCCAGAAGTGGGCGTCTCGAAGAACCTATCTTCGTATGTAATCAGCCAGAAGAGAACTACGATATCGACGAGAATCTCGTTTTGAAGCGGTTACTGGGCGTTATCTATGAGATTGTTTTCGAAGACCTAGAGCCGGTCATCGAAAATCCGTCAGAATACGAGTGGATTGATACATGGACGAAAGCAGATGCCGATGGAGCAAGGCATGATACGGAATCTGCCCTCAGTCTACTTCGGCGAATCTATGAACGGAATATCTACCTCCAGCAAATCGACGTCGATGATGTCGAGCTGACTCATCGGACTATTGAATCAGTCAAGCAATCCCGGTCAGAATTCTATCGCGAAGCCGCGGATTTACTTGACCAGTTCCGTCAACTGATGAATCAGCAGTTGGATAGCGAGGAGGCGCGTTCTATCCTCGATAATACGATTATTTCCCCAGAGAAGACCGAGGTTCTATTCGAATTATACTGGATTTTTCGCATTCTTCAAGCGTATGAGAACGTCGAATACCAGGTACTCTCAGACTGGAGCGAATCACCTTCCACGATTGCTACCTGGGAGAGCGATGACGCACGTTTCGTGCTTTCCCACGACAGTACTGGTGAAGGTCTTGCATTCAATGAAACTCCCGACGGTGAGACCATAGAACAAGACGGGTATCTCTACCGCATGAACGCCGTGTTGGACCAGTATCAAGATTTGTCACAACCGCTCCTCGGGCGTAACGCTCAGAATTCATTATGGGGTGGCCAGCCAGACATCGTATTGGAAAAGTACTCATCTGACGAAACGGGTGAGCGAAAGCTCGATCAGGTGTTCGTTGGTGAGGTGAAGTACTCACGTGATATGGATTACATTGCTACGGGACTGAGAGAATTGTTGGAGTACATGGCCTTCGTTAGGTCTGAGTCAGGGGATTATGTTGAAGAAACAGAGGATGTACTCAACTCAGTCTCAGTAAAAGGCCTGTTGTTCGTTGACTCGCTGAACCAGGAGACATCGTCTACGGGAGATATCGATATCCTACAGTATGGCGAGAAAGTTCGCAAAGTACTGTGAACCGCCTCGGGGTCGTCCGAAACGGCTATGCCGTTTCGTGATGACGAGAGATCGGAGATCTCTCGAACCACTTGACCCTGAGGCGGTTCACCGGTTCCAATACTACCATTCAGAGCAAGGCGAACTGCTCCGCTACGACAACGCCCACGACGACGATACACTCGGCTGGCACCACCGACACATCACACCCGGCGACGACACCGAAATCACGTTCCATTCGCTGACCACCCACATCGCTCGCTTCCTCACCGAAGTCGAGCACTACCCCACCAACGAAACCCATGACTGACACGCCTGACGACGGCTGGCCCGAGAAGTACCGCGACCCCCGCGACCGCCCTCACCCTGACGTTCTTCGCGTCACCGTCGAGGGTTTTGACCACACACGCGAGCAGACGCTTGCCGCTGCTGATGCAGTCAGCGATGGCGATGAGCAGCCGGCAGTCGTCTCGTTCGCGACGGTCGGCGAACTCCGGAAAGTCCTCACGAGCCGGCGTCTCGAACTCTTGAGTGTGCTTGTGGGGGCCGAGGGTGCCGCAGAGAGTATCTCCGCGCTCGCGGAGACGCTTGACCG is a window from the Halobacterium hubeiense genome containing:
- a CDS encoding AAA family ATPase, giving the protein MVRHTQTWMFNITPENWEQCVSGPEDPEIHGEEHVGVPVQGVRSDAPAPTEDIQEGDLVLARKKSHGVGGLWEVESVVDIGDDQARSLWDDADYSEIIYCRPIQLEINPLYEEDWSSFEEELGESVQTVTANIMGAVHNLKPEYKRQYLTELSNHSGVDATAKSRIDQELSSDEQPVRRTLPDGVEAWFMNPDDQWDVATKYDITVTGWEAVNDVDLADESESDIRSHFEDGQTTPRTLLDFRDNLPTGSILVATSGVNKVYGLGVVTGPYQRRELPELRSSDNYHTRPVRWLVDIHAEHGSAFELDTEGSDHLSERHFGIDTGVRSLDVEAYTEIAGQVIDSYPSLEADFDRVEAAAEAVTMRESDEFDTSYFWVNQSKQDEIDGEYLEAPYPKDSWQQDLARISKGDVIIHRSSEGEDGEIVGLSTALGEREITDEGDHQRVSVLFEPFDEPIPAEPVIDYLKDDDFIENTSHYLINRNHERMAGYLFNLPTEAANEILSGDFTRDTYGDYGDSLAVPESDYTVEKGHLHYPEEVWDNIQDRILQALANNNHILLFGPPGTGKTKLARQICEATIGENGYNLVTASADWSTFDTVGGYQTTIDKGLEFEPGVVLDRFQSDEDETPTNEWLIIDELNRADIDKAFGSLFSALTGESVTLPFDDSNGDSIEILSADRADEDIAENRFYIHEDWRMFATMNTLDKTSLYEMSYAFMRRWAFIPVGVPDLPEPNDEDSSTSELADRVQSYVEGWANHEESELPEAEQHYRPVGRIWRAVNEQRTIGPAIVEDIYRYVAGQSSPQASDYVSPVIMYVYPQLEGLRGDALQEVIASIETVIEDIDGNTDELWTVARDFFQKPELQRPEDEG
- a CDS encoding HVO_A0114 family putative DNA-binding protein; this encodes MTDTPDDGWPEKYRDPRDRPHPDVLRVTVEGFDHTREQTLAAADAVSDGDEQPAVVSFATVGELRKVLTSRRLELLSVLVGAEGAAESISALAETLDRDYRTVHDDVTRLADYGLLFIVDDGQAKRPYVPYERIHLDVELVGAESSDEPAPA
- a CDS encoding toxin-antitoxin system TumE family protein; this translates as MTRDRRSLEPLDPEAVHRFQYYHSEQGELLRYDNAHDDDTLGWHHRHITPGDDTEITFHSLTTHIARFLTEVEHYPTNETHD
- a CDS encoding carboxypeptidase-like regulatory domain-containing protein, with protein sequence MPTSYTNRNARSRAELICPSCHTEGLDRFDAFAERHDNPRQKLIHGTRCPNCDQRVPPDKVEAQLAPPEWSFAGLSLTIPSIIRDPPTKAIAYATGILAVILMFVIIPTMLGPILGGGTAQTDAPRGGTEVYSDGGWTIYETSDGNYYIYDGTQYLTPTGPSTTPYYYNTEGVARDVLDSYLAYDPAGSTSFEFGGSNNTTSGMPGWSPTNNTSTSTNGTTGPSWTYNGTNDGSGGSGSGGSGGDIYDNPTDGGGTNDWEYQTPTGGDNTNDGGGYQTPSGGDGPSGPIYDDPNSGTNQPDDGYTVPTDKDPLHGAVRDSQGQPIEGVTVTITSTGQEVTTGADGTYTFDEHLPAGTHTLHASQQGLSTPPITLSAESNGDITVDGSPDHAVYVEGSDGTVAQNKLSIVMPDSGAANPITLSGTGSDMTGTVRFQSRGNANSTSITLSGVQSSDHQQVSVSPNTPRVVQINGNTAPNAEINLSSTPVSETVTEQGETSSTTSFELRGNLPTTPTITLNPASESTRQTASGRLSGQQSSTPVTITNRGNVQTPVDVTLRGKSWTRDRQQTGTTETGFSTEIDGYQQPDGQQGSLPELSVTATEHEAVESYSGGGPEFGYYDSGYMATSVFTAPESGMYRVDWHVHQSLYNSQGYSLSQSDSAESGIMVGEAGEDPDIDGYYPDGVATDHLLDEDAYVSVSTQTHSEGEDDRDSASDSGTTTVYLDEGESIYAGGTEETHHAGGLTSSETNTRVESVERLESAGNVTVSAGGVEKTVQDLQKGDSSTVALPLTTGRNDIDVSTSGPVGVDYELEWTEYHRTAGASIQANGETVASIDEGFTGTRTLEIPASAVPPGEREFVFTSAQRADRYDVALEWMSKTVTKQPEVTTSSGRVLFSESGRLESKQTVAVEEPISAGETVEVASGDGPLEYEISYPARVVADSPAVSVNDETYAYPSAFNATGSRLTESVLLNSSALELGQNQLSVSADAVDGIEPSVTATVEYKGSLVISNEPTVTVTNGDGESHTAEVPASQLQNGRLTGNSSLNLPGEWFTTGENTVRVQTADGSVVEAKLTARGIYQQEREFTED